In Hahella sp. HNIBRBA332, the genomic window TTTGTTGAAGTCGAGGTTGGCGGCGCTCCCCGGCGTTTTGTCTTTGATACCGGTTCGCCGTCGATGATGAGCGCGCAGCTCGCGAAAGAGTTGGGGCTTAAGGCCATCGACAAACGCCAAGGGCGAGATTCTCACGGGGCGATCGTCGAGAGTGAGATTGTACAGGCGGATTTGAATGTGGGGGGAACAGTTTTCCATAAAACACCGCTCTTCGTGGCGGATTTTCCAAAGACGGCGCAGTGCTTGTTTGATGGCGTGCTCGGCTCTGAAGTGCTGCCGCTTTGCGCCTGGCAGATTGATTTATCCTCCTCTGTGCTGCGTTGTCACTCTGAGTTAGCGAAACTTGGCCACCTCGACAAAGCCAAAAAGCAGCCCCTGTATGATTTTGGTTACCCGCATGCGCCGATATTCGATATTCAGTTCGCGGACAAGGCCAAAAGCAAAGCAATGTTTGATACCGGTTCGCCTGAGTATCTGGCGGTTTCTCCCCCCGATTTCGAGGGCGCAAAGCGCAACGGCGGCGTTAGCGCCAGCCTCTCGGGCGCAGGCTCGCTCGGCGGTTCGCTGGGCGGCGCGGCGCCAGACAAAGAGCAGCTTCAGGTGCAGTTCAATAACCTGTCAATCGGCAATGTTGAGTTGGGACAGGTCGGCGCGCTGTTGCGGGAAGCGCCACCCAGTCTGATTGGCGCATCGGTACTGGAGCACTTCATTGTCACGCTTGATTCACGGTCTTCCTCTGCTTACTTTCTCCCGTATCGCAACGGGCCTTTCTCGCGCTCATCGTATGGATTTGGTCTGAACTTCGAAGAAACGCCGACGGTTTCCCTGGTTTGGGACGACTCCCCCGCCAAGGCCGCTGGCTTAAAGGTCGGTCTGCACATTACCTCCATTAACGGCGAGCCGGCCAACACCTCTTGCGTAGGCATTCGTAGCGCTATGCGCGCAATGTCGGAAGGCGACGTCATTGAACTCACGTGGGAGGGCGGTGCGGCCAAGCTGAAAAGGGAAAGAACGTTAACGGACTGATCCCCGCTAACGTTCGCATGCGGAAGCAATGCCGAGGCGCGACTTTCCGCACTCCGCTCAGTAATACAAAAACAGCTTTAAATCATCAAAGTACACGTCGTTGTCGTTACCGGCTTTGCGTACGCCTCCCATGCTCACGCGCAGGGTGCGGGCGCCGTTGGGGAGTTGGCCTGAGACTTGGCGGGCTTCCCAGGATTGCGAGCTGTTACTGGTAAGGACGTCATCTCCTACCCAGGCCAATTCGGCGCCGTTGGCGTCCAGGGCGGTCAGTTGCAGGCGGGGTTCATCCGCGCCGCTCCAGGTGGAAAGCATGGCGTTGAATTCCACGTAGGCGCTTCCAGCATCTATTTCAGTCGCATAAGCGGATACGTCAATGTCCTGTATTGCCTGCTCCTCGCAACAGTCGGAAGGCGCGCCTTTGCCGAAGCCGCGTCCGGCGAAATAGTAGGTTCCTGCAGCGGGACCAAAACCGCCGTTGTCGTTGGCGGTGATGGCGTTCATCATGCCTTTTTGCAGATTCCATCCGCTCATGTCCCCGGCCTCCGCATCGCCATTGACGATCAGGTTATCAGTGCGGGTTCCGGTGATATCGAAGCTGGCGACGTCACTCCAGGCGGACCAGTTCATCTGCGCATCCCGCACCCGGGCGCGCCAATGCCAGGTCGTCCCCGGACGCAATGTCAGTTCCGGACGGCTCTGGCCAGCGTAGGCGTCATAACTGGACGTATGGGTATTCTGCTCACTGTAGCGCTTGTTCCAGCGGTAGTAGTCATCGCCGCCGACGCGTACGGGAGCGGCGTTCAACATGTCACTCAGCTGCAGATTAAAAATGTCCGCATCCGCCTGCGTGTCGATAGCGACATAGCCGCTTTCATGATTGCCCTCGACCTCATCGGCGGGACCGTAGTACCAGTTCTGGCGGCGCGTGCGATTGCCCCAGATATCGTAGACCACGCCGTCAAAATCCGCGCTTTCCGACACCTGCCAATGCACTGCGCGCACCGCATCCGGCATGGCCACCTGCACACCCAACTCCACGGCGTTGGCGTCCTGCTCGCCGGTTCCCGCCGTCACCAGAGGTAGATTGACGTTGTCTTCAACAGCAAAGGTGAGACTGTCCACCACCGCGAATTCGGTGTCGCCGTCAAAGCCGCCTTTCTTCCGTTCCAACGTCATCGTCGGCGCGTCGCCAAAATGGAAGGTCAGCAGGTTGTAACCGAACTCGCTGCGACTGATCTCGAAGGTGTCGTAATCGCGGATCTGCTTGGCCTGATGATCCGCATCGTCCAGCGGTTCGATGTACCCGGAGGCGCTGGCGGCGTTGAGCCACAGATGGTTCACATCCCGGGACTGTCCTCGGGAATAGGCGTGAGTGTGGCCAAACAGATGCCCCGTCACGGCGCCAGTGCGAGCGCTGTATTGCTCCAGTTCCGCCACCATTTCGCAACTGCCGATACTCTCTCCGACGTTCCACATTTCCGACAGACAGCCATGGTGGAACATTCCCAGCACAAAGTGCTTGCCCTGCACTTCCGCATCGCT contains:
- a CDS encoding aspartyl protease family protein, whose translation is MTFPKAFLPLVALVAASSLSFASDEAPGWVTEGPYVAENAFSFELPLEVLANKLFVEVEVGGAPRRFVFDTGSPSMMSAQLAKELGLKAIDKRQGRDSHGAIVESEIVQADLNVGGTVFHKTPLFVADFPKTAQCLFDGVLGSEVLPLCAWQIDLSSSVLRCHSELAKLGHLDKAKKQPLYDFGYPHAPIFDIQFADKAKSKAMFDTGSPEYLAVSPPDFEGAKRNGGVSASLSGAGSLGGSLGGAAPDKEQLQVQFNNLSIGNVELGQVGALLREAPPSLIGASVLEHFIVTLDSRSSSAYFLPYRNGPFSRSSYGFGLNFEETPTVSLVWDDSPAKAAGLKVGLHITSINGEPANTSCVGIRSAMRAMSEGDVIELTWEGGAAKLKRERTLTD
- a CDS encoding metallophosphoesterase family protein; the protein is MLHKRLAWLACGLAFALAGCSGDQDPTDPPGSDVEPPSSATAPDFIVQPYLQAPASDQMTVMFETGESNAEVWVRPFDGKGEFTRVSAESHSLDGLVRKAPIHQLSSNTLYEYYVVTKVLGEQRATPRYAFKTWPQAGDGVEQARVIALSDTQLDRDEYAKVLTNVVNQGFLQHECDAAKPQTCAENIAAITISGDVVQVGGNRQNWREQLFGSLAAITPYVPLVTVPGNHDYYSDAELRLYRSYMAPPENGSIGYEDKWYYLDYMDLRLVGLDSYTISGAHGAFNRDTLAVQRQWLKETLSDAEVQGKHFVLGMFHHGCLSEMWNVGESIGSCEMVAELEQYSARTGAVTGHLFGHTHAYSRGQSRDVNHLWLNAASASGYIEPLDDADHQAKQIRDYDTFEISRSEFGYNLLTFHFGDAPTMTLERKKGGFDGDTEFAVVDSLTFAVEDNVNLPLVTAGTGEQDANAVELGVQVAMPDAVRAVHWQVSESADFDGVVYDIWGNRTRRQNWYYGPADEVEGNHESGYVAIDTQADADIFNLQLSDMLNAAPVRVGGDDYYRWNKRYSEQNTHTSSYDAYAGQSRPELTLRPGTTWHWRARVRDAQMNWSAWSDVASFDITGTRTDNLIVNGDAEAGDMSGWNLQKGMMNAITANDNGGFGPAAGTYYFAGRGFGKGAPSDCCEEQAIQDIDVSAYATEIDAGSAYVEFNAMLSTWSGADEPRLQLTALDANGAELAWVGDDVLTSNSSQSWEARQVSGQLPNGARTLRVSMGGVRKAGNDNDVYFDDLKLFLYY